The genomic region GTACATAGGTAGCTCGGTTTTGCTATGACCCCCGCGCTGTGAATTGACATCATATTTGATGGGTGTATCTGACATTACTATCAACCACGTCGCCATCTTTAAGATCGAGTTCTCGGttgtttttttattttataattcttattataacGCTCGAAAATTGGCCGAACCCAGCCGCAGCAATTCATAGGTGCCTATATCACACACCttgccttttttcttttgcgCCTTCCATCTAGTTGGTATTCTGCTATCTCGACGCATTCATATCATTTCTTTTCCACACGGCAGGGACATTTCCCACATTTCCCACCTTCACCGATCTTACAATTTAGCCCTACGTTGGTCAAGTTTTGCCTTCAAATCATACCAAAGAATATACGGAGCTACAACAAAGAAACACTCGAAATGGGGACACCGTTCATCAGTCTCCTCGAGCCTAGCAAGCTTGACGGATACAAACGTGGAGCGCCTCTCGAAGAGCAGCCATCGTCGATCTCACAAACTTTCCTAGATGCCATGGAAGTTCGCGAGCAAGTCTTTGTCAAGGAACAAAATGTTCCAGCCGAGAACGaagttgatgacgatgatccTCGTTCGTGCCACTGGGTCGTCTACGCCAGCGTCAATAAGGTCGAGGAGCTGGAAGTTCGCGATGAAGAGGGAAATGTGATACAACCTCGGAAGAGCTCGACACGCTCAACACCGATCGGAACCATCAGACTGGTGCCGTTTCCGCACGACCCACACCCAGAGAGAGGGGGCAAATACTGGAATGGGATCCTCCAAGACGATAATGGTAACCAGAATGGACacaagatgatgaaggcaTCGTCGGGAATCAAGCCATATATCAAAGACCGGGAGACGACATTTCATAACGGCCAAGAGCCGTATGTAAAACTAGGACGACTGGCAGTGATCAAAGAGTTCCGAGGACATGGCATCTCTGGACTTCTCGTCAATACAGTGCTCAGTTGGCTGAAAGCTCACCCGTCGTACTTCAATCCCAACATCAAAGTTGTCGGCCTCGAACATCTCAATCCAGTCGGAGACGTCATGGTGATTCCCCAGTGGTCAGGACTCGTCTGCGTCCATGCGCAGAAGCAGGTGGTACAGCTTTGGAAGAAATGGGGATTTGAAGtagatgaggagatgggcACCTGGTGGGAAGAGGGTATGCCTCATGTTGGTATGTTTCAGCGCTTGGAGATTTCAGAGAAGATATCCCGTCTAGATTAGTTGCCTTCTATTCCCCAAAACAAGTCAATCATACCACTGCAAACGAGTTGAAAGGGAACGACAAAATGTTGAGTTTCTCTCCAGAGGCGAGACAGTCAGTTAAGCCGAACATGGAAAACCATATAATTATAAACACAGACAGCTTTTGCTTATACATTGAATTTTAGTTCATTCACCTCTAAGGGAGCTCGACTTTTATTGAATCTAGAGCCACCTAAGAAAATCCCTAGCCGCGTTCCCAGACCCGATGAACGCAAAATGCAATTCTGGAAAGAAGCCGGAACGCGCCAAAGCCAACCCTTCCAATCATGATACCACCGTTGCACCTTTTATCGGTTGCTCTTGGCCACACGCTCCaactcgtccttcttcttgatagcaTAAGAGTTGCTGGAACCCTTGGCAGCGTTGATCAGCTCCTCAGCAAGGCACTCAGCAATGGACTTGACGTTGCGGAAAGAGGCCTCGCGAGCACCAGTGGTGAGGAGAGAGATAGCCTGGTTAACTCGGCGGAGGGGAGAGACATCAACGGCTTGTCGTCGGACGGTACCGGCGGAACCAATTCGGGTAGAGTCTTCGCGAGGACCGCAGTTGACGATGGCGTCGACAGCGACCTGGATGGGGTTCTGATCGGTCATGAGGTGGATCTACCCTTGATGTTAGCACTCTGTGAAGGCCAATAAAAAACATTTCCCCCTTCGGGGGCTTCTTAGGTTGGACGTACGATCTCGAAGGCGTGGGCGACAATTCGGACAGCCATAAGCTTCTTTCCGTTGTTGCGGCCGTGGTGCATCAGAGAGTTGGTCAATCGCTCAATGATGGGGCAGTTGGCCTTGCGGAATCGCTTTGTAGCATAACGGCCAGCAGTGTGGGTGACGTAGACGGGGTTTCGCAGGGAAATGTAGTCACTATTCGTAGGCCATCCGTCAGCATCCCGTCGCGCACAAGTGAAGTTTTTCAAGATAACTTCTTCAGAGTCAAAACGTACGTCAGGGAGATGTCGCGGACCTCGACATCGTAGTCCCacttgttgaagagcttgacaTTGCCAACCTCCTTGACAACATCCTTGGGGAGCACCTCATAGAGGGCGGAGTTCTCGACCTCGATCTCGCCGGCGTCAGACATTTTGGCTGTTGCAGTGGTCTCGGGACTGACGGGCTGCGGTTAGTACAGTTGTGATCGAAGTGGGAGGGAGTTCGAAATCGAAGTTTACAATGTGGGCGCAACTGAGATTGGAGAGAGACGATGGGAGGGCAGAATGTGCTTAGGGTGGGGCGAGTGCAACCAATCAGGGCAATCACTGACCTCGGGTCAGGGTCGCACCTTCTTTTTTCTTAGGGCTCGGCTGCCCTGCAACATCTCGGGTGGCTCTTTCCACTTTCCAATCGCGCAGTGTCAATCGAGCGAGGTCTTCGGATTGAACACCACACTTTGTCTTGTCCAACCCAGACAACAGCACATCAGACAAAATGGTAAGTCCACGATGATGCCCTCCCTCAGCGCTGAGACGGCAGACTTTGTAAACATGAATTTTTGACTGACTTGGACATCAGGCCCCCGCCGCTGgagcaaagaagcaaaagaagaagtggtATGTATAAGGCGTACCGTTCATCGACGATTTACCAAAAAAAACTTACGCATCATCAAAGGTCCAAGGGAAaggtcaaggacaaggcccAACACGCCGTCGTTCTCGACAAGACCACCTCTGAGAAGCTCTACAAGGATGTGCAGTCTTACCGTCTCGTCACCATTGCCACCCTCGTCGACCGAATGAAGATCAACGGTTCTCTGGCACGACAGTGCCTTGCCGACCTCGAGGAGAAGGGCATCATCAAGCCTGTGGTCACTCacagcaagatgaagatctACAGTATGGCCTCCTCCCCCTTCTCGCACGAACATTCCGGCCCGATGCGTTGTATCAGATCAACTGCTAATATGACCTTAGCCCGTGCCGTCGGTGGTTCTGACTAAATGCAATGAACGATAAACTTGAGTCTCACGATTGTGCGTCTGGGCGGCCTGGACGATAGACAGGCCGCATGGTCGGAGGGTGTTGCAAGGCGAAAAATAAGCCTGGTTTAGGACGCTATTCATGCTCGGTTAAGCATTGGGACGGAATCGCTTTAGCACACAAGGCAACGGAATGAAAAATCTTCGAAACGACCAAACTATTAGTTCCTTGTGATTTACAACCATGTGTCCCGATAGTATGGGAAGATATGCCACCGTCCTATTTCCCACAACCAATCTGCAACTACTTAACGTTTGACAGGCTATCAAACATTGCGAGGTATGAGCACTAGTTGAACCGAAACTTGACTGAATGATATATGATATTGCGAACCCAACATCTGTTGCCTACAATGTGTCGAGGGTTACTTGGGTCACCCGCACATGTAATAAGGTGGGAGATTCACTGGAGCAGGCGGCCGTTGCTCTGGCGTCCTCAACTACCTTTATCAAAGGCTCATAGAATTCGTTGCCAATGTTTTCTACTCTTGACTCAGAGATCCGAGTTTGGCTACAAATTGCGATGCTGGTTTGCAATCGAATTTGGGTCCTTGGGACCTCCAACAAAACTGAAATTCGACACTATGATCACTGCTGACCTGAAATGTCTAACTCTGATTCCAGAGCTTATCTCTTCCATACTAGAGCGACTGATGACTTCGTATGCCAGCAACACAGGTTAGTGAGGCTTGCGAAGAATGATTGCTAGATTATGCGGTGTAGCTGTTAAAACAACGACTTCTCTGCTCCTTCGCACAAGTAGGAACTAGTATTACATCTGCGGCCTTCAGTGCTTGCCAGGAATTTCATTGTCTGTCATCTTACTCCTCAGTAGCTCGACAATGAGTTACCATTTTGGACTCAGACAAACGCTGCGTATGCTGAAGCCTGAGGTGTAAAGTAAAAGTCTCTGTCAGCACCTACAGTCGTTCCCCATAGATACCAGGTTATGGCACTGGTCTTGGTTGCTTAGATATCGTTGTAGTACCTAATAGTGCCAGCGTAGCCTTGTTTATCGTCAAAACCCCAATTTCATCTTAATATCGAACTCAAGCTTTCAGAGAAGATGAGTCTTGTACTGGGAGTCTTGCATCACGGGCAAGAATCTAACACGTTGAAAAGTCTCAATGTAGCACGTGACCTGAAACATCTTCAGAGGTAGGCAATTTAGTTGTGGTATTGAAGTTCACAGAAGATGCTCTTGTAGCATAGCATACGGACCGTGTTTTGCTGTAGATTATGTGAACATACATGTAAATCAGGAAAGGCATCAAGTCCACAGTACTCTGTAAACAATTGAGGCAGTCCTCTTTTCATGACTTTTACTTGATAGCCAGGAGGGAACTCAATGGAGAATGGACGCAGGTCATACACTCTAACCTAGATGGGACGTAGCCGCTTGGTCTGTGGACATATAGGACAGAGTACGTATGTGCCATATATATTTCACATCCGCTATCCGAATGGCAGAGGTTTGGCCACTGATGTAACCAAACGACCGTAAGATTAGAAAGACCGGCCAGTCTGGGTATGGCAGAGCAACAGATATGACAGGGCTTCTGTCCTTTTCAAGAGGTCGGTTTTTATAGGTCAATGGCTCCAAAGAGGGTCAGCAAAAACATTTGGCAAGATCCTGAGCGATTTATAGTTAGATGTTTGAAATGACCCCATGATAAATCTCTCTCAGGAAGAGGCAGAGGACGAAATCATTACCAGTAGGTTTTTAATCATGAAGTTGGCGAACATTACTGTTCACGGATTGTGTTGACTTGAGCAAACGGGCGTCCCGAGAGATAAGCTAAATAAGGACGAACGACATAACTGGAGAGAAAAACCTAGGTTGCCGAATCTGCATGACGATAAGCCCTTTTTCACACTGTATGGTACGGTGCATTTCCAAAAGAGACATCAGGGAGGCGGTGGCGGACTTTTCATTCGGCTCAAAgggatgatgagcttgttttctttcgACCGAAGTCTGAGAAAAGCTACATATCCTCGCAGCCCGCCCTCGGAGAGCAAGAAATCTTCAGAACTTGGTATGAGAAGCCTAagcaaactcatcaaaaagCCCACTAAGCTCATGCAAAGGGGTTCATCCCTTGAGCAAGAGGCCCTATGTTCTAACCTCCAGCTGCCTAGAGCTGCATACCTCTAATGGCCTCTATTATAGAAGTATGAGAGAAGTAGACTTCTGCCATGGTCTGGGTACTTTATTTCATGAAGCTTCATAAACCGTATTCAGAGAATCTCTAAGGGGAATACATTCTCTCCCGTGGTTTCaatatttataaactttCACCATGATTCCCTCAGACCGCAAGAACTATCTATACCCTTGGTTCACATGTTGTCCGTCAACATGAAATCAATCATTCCCAGAAGCAGAGAAGGGTTCTATTCAATAGTTGAACGTTATACTGGTAGCACCTTTCTTGTGGGTCTCTGGTTCCCATATAAGATATCGTTGCCAATAGACTAATGAAGCCAGGACAATTGATCACAAGCATTTACTATTGAACTCACAATTTTCGACTATCATAGCGAGCAATATTCATGGACACAGATAAGCCAATACATAGCCAATTGAGCCGGGGTGGTGCGGCTACTCCAGGAGATCGCTGAGCTAGAAGCTTCCTCGGTTGCTGAACAGAACTGGACCCGAGCAAAATTCTGATcaagaaaaaaaatattGTTCCCCGTATTCCAGGACAGCTCAAACAAACAGACACCAATTGGACGGATAGGTTGAACCAGGGGGTGCAAGCCGGGGgaggcgatgaggaagatccaAGGAGACCAAAACCAACACAGCCGTGGCTCACCTTGATTGACGCAAAAAGCTTGCGCACTGTGCCAGGTGTGCAAGCCTTATTTCGGGCGTTGCGACCTGTGGAGAGACCGGAAGCTAGTGGATTAGAGAACGAGCTGGGGCTAGGAAAGGTGGGTGAAAGGATGTCATGATGGAGGGAGGGATGGCAGAGAGATAGCATCCAAAGTAATGAGAGACTGACGACATTTGATCGAGATAAGCCAATTACAGTACATGATATCGAGTGCGGTGAGAGAAATCCATGGAAACACAATGGACTAGAAATTGGTTcaaaatagtttatttattgTTGTTTCTCATAGATGCTGTGCACACAGAAAACTTTTCCGCCTGCAGGGCAATCAACTATCATGGATGCTTCTGGGGGTCACCTAATCATCACAGGAGCCCATAGGTGCAGCCTACGGCCTATAAGCACCAAATTTagaggtaggtacctactgtATTGTACAGTACCCCATACAGTAAAAAATGACCCCGAAGAGAGCTCCCATGTCTTGGAACGGGTCTAGGTCTCGGCGCTCGACAAAAAATCGGGGTGAACCGGCATCTCATCTTGCAGCCGGGCAGCAAGCTCAAACCTGGATTTGTGCCAGAAATTACCCACAATTCAGTTCACTGATTGCCACTGAGTGGTCAGTTGTCCACCCCCTGAAAAAAGCTCAGAGGCGCTTTGGGTACCCGGGGCACACAGACCTGGGCGAGGCTGTGGCCTCAGGCTTCTAACCCGCACTGTTGCCGTGGAGAGTACAGGTTGGTTTGGTTTTGGTTGGCTAGGGTCCCAGCTCCCTTTAGCGCGGGCCCGGAAAGATTCGCTCAAAAGCGCCTCTCATTCAGATCCGCCGCAATTTTTTTCCCTCCCCCCAAATACCTCGCACCCCCCGTCGGCGCAGATTTATTTTCTCTCGACTCCtccattctctctctttcttctttcatcctcaatctcccCTCAatcctttcttcttgtttAAGGGAAAGACCTTCACAACCGCTACCATGTCTGCTGAGCAACCCCAGAAGGTCTTGGGCATGCCGGTAAGTTTCTTCCCTTGATCAAAGATCCCCTCGACCATGAAATGCCGCGGCATCAAAAGATGATGTCTTCATCAATTAGCCACCCGCGAGTTGTCCTATGTTATCGATCATCGAATATGGATGTGTCGATTGCAATTTACTCAAGGGACtctggttgatgaagatgagataATTTTTTTGCTTTGCTGGCCTCTCTGCAGCATTGCCACAGTATTCGCAATATGACAGAGTAGAATGCTAACATGCTTTTAGCCCTTCTTGGCCGACTTCTTGAGTATGTTACCACGTCGCTACCGCTTATGAGCATTAATTCATTGGGCACCATGCCCTTTGTCGTGCTTGACGAATAAACGCCTCGTTCATGATACTAACAACTCATAGTGGGTGGTGTTTCCGCCGCCGTCTCGAAGACCGCTGCCGCTCCCATTGAGCGtgtcaagctcctcatccAGAACCAGGTCAGTTCAATACGATCAAGCATGCTCGATCTCAGTCATTAACTCCCAGCAGGATGAGATGCTTAAGACCGGTCGTCTCGACCGCAAGTACGCCGGTATCGGTGACTGCTTCAAGCGCACCATGGCCGACGAGGGTGTCATGTCCCTCTGGCGAGGAAACACCGCCAACGTCATCCGATACTTCCCTACCCAGGCTCTGAACTTTGCTTTCCGtgacaagttcaagaagatGTTCGGTtacaagaaggacaaggatggcTACGCCCTCTGGATGGCTGGTAACCTTGCCTCCGGTGGTGCCGCTGGTGCCACttccctcctcttcgtctACTCTCTGGACTACGCCCGTACCCGTCTTGCCAACGATGCCAAGAACGCTAAGAAGGGTGGTGACCGTCAGTTCAACGGTCTCGTCGATGTCTACAAGAAGACCCTCGCCTCTGATGGTATTGCCGGTCTCTACCGTGGTTTCATGC from Fusarium fujikuroi IMI 58289 draft genome, chromosome FFUJ_chr04 harbors:
- a CDS encoding probable 40S ribosomal protein S5, which gives rise to MSDAGEIEVENSALYEVLPKDVVKEVGNVKLFNKWDYDVEVRDISLTDYISLRNPVYVTHTAGRYATKRFRKANCPIIERLTNSLMHHGRNNGKKLMAVRIVAHAFEIIHLMTDQNPIQVAVDAIVNCGPREDSTRIGSAGTVRRQAVDVSPLRRVNQAISLLTTGAREASFRNVKSIAECLAEELINAAKGSSNSYAIKKKDELERVAKSNR
- a CDS encoding probable ribosomal protein S25.e.c7; translated protein: MAPAAGAKKQKKKWSKGKVKDKAQHAVVLDKTTSEKLYKDVQSYRLVTIATLVDRMKINGSLARQCLADLEEKGIIKPVVTHSKMKIYTRAVGGSD
- a CDS encoding probable ADP, ATP carrier protein (ADP/ATP translocase) — encoded protein: MSAEQPQKVLGMPPFLADFLMGGVSAAVSKTAAAPIERVKLLIQNQDEMLKTGRLDRKYAGIGDCFKRTMADEGVMSLWRGNTANVIRYFPTQALNFAFRDKFKKMFGYKKDKDGYALWMAGNLASGGAAGATSLLFVYSLDYARTRLANDAKNAKKGGDRQFNGLVDVYKKTLASDGIAGLYRGFMPSVAGIVVYRGLYFGMYDSIKPVVLVGNLANNFLASFALGWIVTTGAGIASYPLDTIRRRMMMTSGEAVKYKNTMDAARQIVAKEGVKSLFKGAGANILRGVAGAGVLSIYDQLQVLLFGKAFK